From Bacillota bacterium, one genomic window encodes:
- a CDS encoding ABC transporter ATP-binding protein, translating to MTNTVLNVDCVVKRYHRKTAVDSVSFSVGRGEILGFLGPNGAGKTTTLRMIMGITAPDSGRITFHLDGVAESRRVPKQRVGYLPEERGLYKEARVMDVLVFLGSIKGLSREEARKRARAWLDRFGLGAYANAKVQELSKGMAQKVQFIAAVIHEPDLVVLDEPFSGLDPVNQDLFRAEIRALARRGAAVLLSSHQMNIVEELCDRIFLINNGRRVLYGPLVEIKAQYGLHRVSALLSRPDWRFSAPDLIEDEVREGARWTCLLRPGVTPAQLMARLPQDAPIEEISIARISLHDIFVRMVSERTVA from the coding sequence TTGACGAACACCGTTCTCAACGTTGACTGCGTCGTAAAACGCTATCACCGGAAGACCGCCGTAGATTCGGTTTCGTTTTCCGTCGGGCGAGGGGAGATTCTCGGGTTTCTCGGGCCCAACGGCGCCGGTAAGACGACGACCTTGCGCATGATCATGGGCATCACCGCCCCTGACTCGGGCCGCATCACGTTCCATCTGGACGGCGTCGCCGAGTCGCGGCGCGTGCCGAAGCAGCGCGTCGGCTACCTGCCGGAAGAGCGCGGGTTGTATAAGGAAGCGCGCGTCATGGACGTCCTGGTCTTCTTGGGTTCCATCAAGGGGCTGTCCCGCGAGGAGGCGAGAAAGCGGGCGCGGGCGTGGCTGGATCGCTTCGGCTTGGGCGCCTACGCGAACGCCAAAGTACAAGAGCTCTCCAAGGGCATGGCCCAGAAAGTTCAGTTCATCGCAGCCGTCATCCACGAGCCGGACCTAGTCGTGTTGGACGAGCCCTTCTCGGGGTTGGACCCGGTGAATCAGGATCTGTTCCGGGCGGAAATCCGCGCTTTGGCGCGGCGGGGCGCGGCGGTGCTGCTGTCCAGCCACCAGATGAACATCGTCGAGGAGCTGTGCGACCGCATTTTCCTCATCAACAATGGTCGACGGGTCCTGTACGGCCCGCTGGTGGAGATTAAGGCCCAGTACGGGCTGCACCGGGTCAGCGCGCTGTTGTCGCGGCCCGACTGGCGCTTCAGCGCCCCGGATCTGATTGAGGACGAAGTCCGGGAAGGCGCGCGCTGGACATGCCTCCTGCGTCCGGGCGTCACGCCGGCTCAGCTAATGGCGCGGCTCCCGCAAGACGCACCCATCGAAGAAATCTCCATCGCCCGCATTTCGCTGCACGACATTTTCGTGCGGATGGTCTCCGAGAGGACGGTGGCGTAG
- a CDS encoding formate--tetrahydrofolate ligase, whose translation MAGPVTTTMRPIEEIAAAAGFFPEEVEPYGRWMAKVSLRALERLKDRPNGKLIYTTAITATPAGEGKTTIAIGLTQALGVLGKRAAVALREPSMGPVFGIKGGATGGGRARIVPEAEINLHFTGDIHAVGAAHNLLAAMIDNHIYHGNELGIDPRTVVWPRVLDVNDRQLRHIVVGLGGTAHGVPRETRFDITVASEVMAILCLAESIEDLKERLGRIYVGRTYDGKPVFARDLGAVNAMAAILAQAIKPNLVQTLEGQPAFVHGGPFANIAHGNNSVLATKLALKTADYVVTEGGFAADLGAEKFFDIVHGYSGLVPDVVVLVATVRALRMHGGVPRSRFTEPNVEAVEAGLANLEHHVQLIRRFGLPVVVAINRFDGDTPEELAAVARRCNDLGVPSAVATVVQDGGPGGVELAARVLETLEKAAAQGPAASRFRPAYDWSLPIRDKLEILARNVYGADGVVFTPQALKEIKECEEMGLGHLPVCVAKTQHSISDQPHLKGAPKGWTLTVRSVRPNAGAGFLVCLTGDVMTMPGLPKRPAALNVDVTADGEISLPV comes from the coding sequence ATGGCGGGCCCGGTCACGACGACGATGCGGCCCATCGAGGAAATCGCCGCGGCCGCCGGGTTCTTCCCGGAGGAAGTGGAGCCGTACGGCCGCTGGATGGCTAAGGTGAGCCTGCGCGCGCTGGAGCGGTTAAAGGATCGGCCCAACGGCAAGCTGATTTACACGACGGCCATCACGGCCACGCCCGCGGGCGAAGGGAAAACCACCATCGCCATCGGCCTCACGCAGGCGCTGGGCGTGCTGGGCAAGCGGGCGGCCGTCGCGTTGCGCGAGCCGTCGATGGGGCCGGTTTTCGGCATCAAGGGTGGGGCGACCGGCGGCGGGCGCGCCCGCATCGTCCCGGAAGCGGAAATCAACTTGCATTTCACCGGCGACATCCACGCGGTGGGCGCCGCCCACAACCTCCTGGCGGCCATGATCGACAATCACATTTATCACGGCAACGAGCTGGGCATCGACCCGCGCACCGTCGTCTGGCCCCGGGTCCTCGACGTCAATGACCGCCAGCTGCGGCACATCGTCGTCGGCCTGGGGGGAACGGCCCACGGCGTGCCGCGGGAGACGCGCTTTGACATCACCGTGGCGTCGGAAGTCATGGCCATCTTGTGCCTCGCGGAGAGCATCGAGGACCTCAAGGAACGGCTCGGCCGCATCTACGTGGGCCGGACGTACGACGGGAAGCCCGTGTTCGCCCGGGACTTGGGCGCCGTCAACGCCATGGCGGCCATTTTGGCCCAGGCCATCAAGCCGAATCTCGTGCAGACGCTGGAAGGCCAACCCGCCTTCGTGCACGGAGGGCCGTTCGCCAACATCGCGCACGGCAACAACTCCGTCCTGGCCACGAAGCTGGCCCTGAAAACGGCGGACTACGTGGTGACCGAGGGCGGTTTCGCGGCGGATCTCGGCGCGGAGAAATTCTTCGACATCGTGCACGGCTACAGCGGCTTGGTGCCCGACGTGGTGGTTCTGGTGGCTACCGTGCGGGCGCTGCGCATGCACGGCGGCGTGCCGCGCTCCCGCTTTACCGAGCCCAACGTGGAGGCGGTTGAAGCCGGCCTGGCCAACCTGGAGCATCACGTCCAGCTCATTCGCCGCTTCGGCTTGCCGGTGGTAGTGGCCATCAACCGCTTCGACGGCGATACGCCCGAAGAGCTGGCGGCCGTGGCGCGGCGCTGCAACGACCTGGGCGTGCCGTCGGCCGTCGCCACAGTCGTGCAAGACGGCGGCCCCGGCGGCGTGGAGCTGGCCGCGCGGGTGCTCGAGACGCTGGAGAAGGCAGCAGCCCAAGGCCCTGCGGCGAGCCGCTTCCGCCCGGCGTACGACTGGTCCCTGCCCATCCGGGACAAGCTCGAAATCTTGGCCAGGAACGTCTACGGAGCCGACGGCGTCGTCTTTACGCCGCAGGCGCTGAAAGAAATCAAGGAGTGCGAAGAGATGGGGCTGGGCCACCTCCCCGTCTGTGTGGCCAAGACGCAGCACTCGATTTCGGATCAGCCTCACCTTAAGGGTGCGCCCAAGGGTTGGACCTTGACCGTCCGGTCGGTGCGTCCCAACGCCGGCGCAGGCTTTCTGGTCTGCCTGACGGGCGACGTAATGACGATGCCGGGACTGCCCAAGCGGCCTGCGGCCTTGAACGTAGACGTGACGGCCGACGGAGAGATTTCCTTGCCCGTGTAG
- a CDS encoding aspartate kinase, which yields MALIVQKYGGSSVATPERIKAVAGRIVATKRSGAQVVAVVSAMGHTTDELIALARQVHPAPPRRELDMLLATGEQASCALLAMAIDALGEAAVSLTGPQGGIITDNVHTRAKILRVDPSRVRRELAQGKIVIVAGFQGLSRDEEDITTLGRGGSDTTAVALAAALEADICEIYTDVEGVFTADPRVVPTARKLRDISYGEMLEMASLGAVVLQPRSVEVAAQHGVTIHVRSSFSDREGTYVKGEKTMERDMVVVGVAHDTNVAKVVVIDVPDRPGVAYRLFSALAAEQINVDMIVQSTKRENRTDLLFTVTRDDLPKTLEVTERVARELGATGVLHATDVGKVSIVGAGMMSNPGVAARMFRALAEHGINIQVISTSEIKVSCLIALDAVPTAVRAIHEAFGLGETQTAAVAAGRPAHAD from the coding sequence ATGGCTCTTATTGTACAAAAGTACGGTGGATCGTCCGTGGCCACGCCCGAGCGAATCAAAGCCGTGGCGGGGCGCATCGTGGCCACCAAGCGGTCCGGCGCGCAGGTCGTGGCCGTCGTGTCGGCCATGGGGCACACTACCGACGAGCTCATCGCGCTGGCGCGTCAGGTGCATCCGGCGCCGCCCCGGCGGGAGCTGGACATGCTGCTGGCCACCGGCGAGCAAGCCAGCTGCGCCTTGCTGGCCATGGCCATCGACGCGTTGGGCGAAGCCGCCGTCTCGCTGACCGGGCCGCAAGGGGGCATCATTACCGACAACGTCCACACCCGCGCCAAGATTTTGCGGGTTGACCCAAGCCGCGTGCGCCGCGAGCTGGCCCAGGGCAAGATCGTCATCGTCGCCGGGTTCCAGGGGCTGAGTCGAGACGAGGAGGATATCACGACGCTGGGCCGCGGCGGCTCGGACACGACCGCCGTCGCCCTCGCCGCCGCCCTGGAGGCTGACATCTGCGAAATTTACACCGACGTGGAGGGCGTCTTCACCGCGGACCCGCGGGTAGTACCGACGGCACGCAAGCTGCGGGACATTTCTTACGGCGAGATGCTGGAGATGGCCAGCCTGGGCGCGGTGGTGCTGCAGCCGCGCAGCGTCGAGGTAGCGGCGCAGCACGGCGTGACTATTCACGTGCGGTCCAGCTTTTCGGACCGGGAAGGCACCTACGTGAAAGGAGAAAAGACGATGGAACGGGACATGGTCGTCGTGGGGGTCGCGCACGACACCAACGTAGCGAAAGTGGTCGTCATCGACGTGCCGGACCGGCCCGGCGTCGCTTACCGGCTGTTCTCGGCGTTGGCGGCGGAGCAAATCAACGTCGACATGATCGTGCAATCCACCAAGCGCGAAAACCGCACGGACCTGCTCTTCACGGTCACCCGCGACGATCTGCCCAAGACGCTGGAGGTCACTGAGCGCGTTGCCCGGGAATTGGGCGCCACCGGCGTCTTGCATGCCACCGACGTCGGGAAAGTGTCCATCGTCGGGGCGGGCATGATGAGCAATCCGGGCGTCGCGGCTCGCATGTTCCGGGCGCTGGCCGAACACGGCATCAACATCCAGGTGATCAGCACGTCGGAAATCAAGGTGTCGTGTCTTATCGCCTTGGACGCCGTGCCGACGGCGGTCCGGGCCATCCACGAAGCCTTCGGTCTCGGCGAAACGCAGACTGCCGCGGTCGCCGCCGGCCGTCCTGCACACGCCGATTAG
- a CDS encoding homoserine dehydrogenase yields MGIGLLGCGAVGRGVMSILRANAERIAARAGGRLALRRIATQDVSKFRDDVEPPLLTGDPWAVVHDPDVEIVVELLGGLEPARTLIAEALRQGKAVVTANKAVLARHGTELQATAARHGAPLLFEAAVAGAIPIIKPLQECLAASRIQSILGIIDGMNNAILTGMARDGLDFSAALQRARQLGCLAGDTGADDVERRTAALTAHVEGYDAAFTLAILASAAFETRVRVEDVFCEGITHISLADIQYGRELGYVLKPLAIAKEGEGRLELRVHPAFIPREHPLAAVNDLFSAVFVRSDAGGELMLCGRGTGVLPAASAVVADIIEAAKRLRSGLRGVPPAPERTLPVKPIDEVVSRFYVALEPADDPGVLAAVAGAFGRWGIGIRAAMQRERFAAPAESFASPIDLVFLTHAVQEARLRRALAEIDQLDGVRRIRHVIRVEEPEPSQPTA; encoded by the coding sequence ATCGGCATCGGGCTGCTCGGGTGCGGCGCCGTCGGCCGCGGCGTCATGTCGATCTTGCGCGCCAACGCCGAGCGCATCGCGGCCCGCGCCGGCGGCCGCCTCGCGCTGCGGCGCATCGCGACGCAGGACGTAAGCAAGTTCCGCGACGACGTGGAACCCCCATTGCTTACCGGCGATCCGTGGGCCGTCGTGCACGACCCCGACGTGGAGATCGTCGTGGAGCTGCTGGGCGGCCTTGAGCCGGCGCGCACCCTGATAGCCGAAGCGCTGCGGCAGGGCAAGGCGGTCGTCACGGCCAATAAAGCTGTGCTGGCCCGCCACGGCACGGAGCTGCAGGCGACGGCGGCGCGCCACGGGGCGCCCTTGCTCTTTGAAGCCGCTGTCGCGGGCGCAATCCCAATCATCAAGCCGCTGCAGGAATGTCTCGCCGCAAGCCGCATCCAGTCCATCCTGGGCATCATCGACGGCATGAACAATGCTATCCTGACCGGCATGGCCCGCGACGGGCTCGACTTCTCCGCAGCGCTGCAGCGGGCCCGGCAGCTGGGCTGCCTAGCCGGTGATACCGGTGCCGACGACGTGGAAAGACGCACCGCCGCGTTGACGGCCCACGTGGAAGGATACGACGCCGCGTTTACACTGGCTATCTTAGCGTCCGCCGCCTTCGAAACCCGGGTGCGCGTTGAAGACGTGTTCTGTGAAGGCATTACCCACATCAGCCTCGCGGACATCCAATACGGACGCGAGCTGGGATACGTCCTCAAGCCGCTGGCCATCGCCAAGGAGGGCGAAGGGCGGCTGGAGTTGCGCGTCCACCCGGCGTTCATTCCGCGCGAGCATCCGCTGGCTGCCGTGAACGACCTCTTCAGCGCCGTTTTCGTCCGGAGCGACGCGGGCGGAGAGCTGATGTTGTGCGGCCGGGGGACGGGCGTGCTGCCCGCGGCCAGCGCGGTCGTAGCCGACATCATCGAAGCGGCGAAGCGGCTGCGCAGCGGCCTTCGCGGCGTTCCGCCCGCGCCGGAGCGCACGCTGCCCGTCAAACCCATCGACGAGGTGGTCTCGCGTTTCTATGTCGCGCTGGAACCAGCGGACGACCCCGGCGTGCTGGCGGCGGTGGCCGGCGCCTTTGGGCGTTGGGGAATCGGCATCCGTGCAGCCATGCAGAGAGAACGCTTCGCAGCCCCCGCCGAGTCGTTCGCCAGCCCCATCGACTTGGTTTTCCTGACCCACGCCGTGCAGGAAGCGCGCCTGCGCCGGGCGCTGGCGGAAATCGACCAGCTGGACGGCGTGCGCCGCATCCGCCACGTGATCCGCGTCGAGGAACCCGAACCGAGTCAGCCAACCGCGTGA
- a CDS encoding integration host factor subunit alpha has translation MTKAELISQVAAKSGLTKKDAGQAVEAFLEAVAEALAQGDRVQLVGFGTFEVRERGARRGRHPQTGREIAIGARLVPSFKAGKALKDAVAR, from the coding sequence GTGACGAAAGCGGAGCTGATCAGCCAGGTGGCCGCCAAAAGCGGGTTGACCAAGAAAGACGCCGGCCAGGCGGTGGAGGCGTTCCTCGAGGCGGTGGCCGAAGCCCTCGCACAAGGCGATCGCGTGCAGCTGGTCGGTTTCGGCACGTTCGAAGTGCGCGAGCGCGGCGCCCGCCGCGGCCGCCACCCTCAGACGGGCCGCGAAATTGCCATCGGCGCCCGTCTCGTACCTTCGTTTAAGGCCGGGAAAGCCCTAAAGGACGCAGTGGCCCGCTGA
- the spoIVA gene encoding stage IV sporulation protein A yields the protein MEKFDLFGDIAARTNGCIYIGVVGPVRTGKSTFIKRFMDLLVLPRIKDAYDRQRTQDELPQSGAGRTIMTTQPLFVPDRPVTVTFNGARAQVRLVDCVGYTVPGARGYEDEGGARMVRTPWFDEEIPFQQAAEIGTRKVIVEHSTIGIVVTTDGSVADLPRQAYVEAEERVIRELKELGKPFLVLLNATDPDSGPVRQLADELAERYGVTVIPVNCLRMNQQDLLDVLHELLFEFPVREVSVRLPAWVEELDETHPLRRQFLEAAWAAVGPMQRLRDVDEAVQALAQHDFVEKVTVASMDLGAGTATLELATRRSLFYKVLAEMTGFEVTGDHHLVRLMKELAVAKREYDKVAAALAEVYDYGYGIVTPSLEDIAFDDPEIIRQGGRFGVRLRAGAPSIHMVRANIYTEVTPFVGTEKQGEELARYLTEEFERDPSRVWNSDFLGKSLQELVREGIQSKLHRMPAHAQKKLQETLTKIVNEGSGGLICIIL from the coding sequence GTGGAGAAGTTCGATTTGTTCGGCGACATCGCCGCAAGGACCAACGGCTGCATTTACATCGGCGTCGTGGGCCCAGTCCGCACGGGCAAGTCGACGTTCATCAAGCGGTTCATGGACTTGTTGGTCCTGCCGCGCATCAAGGACGCCTACGACCGGCAGCGCACCCAGGATGAACTGCCGCAGAGCGGCGCGGGCCGCACCATCATGACGACCCAGCCGCTGTTCGTGCCGGACCGGCCCGTCACGGTGACGTTCAACGGCGCCCGCGCGCAGGTGCGGCTTGTCGACTGCGTCGGCTACACGGTTCCCGGCGCCCGCGGCTACGAGGACGAAGGCGGCGCCCGCATGGTGCGCACGCCTTGGTTCGACGAAGAAATTCCTTTCCAGCAGGCGGCCGAGATCGGCACCCGCAAAGTCATCGTCGAACACTCCACCATCGGTATCGTCGTGACGACCGACGGCAGCGTGGCCGACTTGCCCCGCCAAGCGTACGTCGAAGCCGAAGAGCGTGTCATCCGGGAGCTCAAGGAACTGGGCAAGCCGTTTCTCGTGCTGCTCAACGCGACCGACCCCGACAGCGGCCCGGTGCGGCAGTTGGCCGACGAGCTGGCGGAACGGTACGGCGTCACGGTCATTCCCGTCAACTGCCTGCGCATGAACCAGCAGGACTTGCTGGACGTGCTGCACGAGCTGCTGTTCGAGTTCCCGGTGCGCGAAGTGTCGGTGCGGTTGCCGGCGTGGGTGGAGGAATTGGACGAAACGCATCCGCTGCGGCGGCAGTTCCTGGAAGCGGCGTGGGCCGCGGTGGGGCCCATGCAGCGCCTGCGAGACGTGGACGAGGCGGTGCAGGCGCTGGCGCAGCATGACTTCGTCGAGAAGGTGACCGTGGCCAGCATGGACTTGGGCGCCGGCACGGCTACGCTGGAGTTGGCGACGCGCCGCAGCTTGTTCTACAAGGTGCTGGCGGAGATGACCGGCTTCGAGGTCACGGGAGACCACCATTTGGTGCGGCTGATGAAGGAGCTGGCCGTGGCCAAGAGGGAATACGACAAGGTGGCCGCCGCGCTGGCGGAAGTATACGACTACGGCTACGGTATCGTTACGCCGTCGCTGGAGGACATCGCCTTCGACGATCCGGAGATAATTCGCCAGGGCGGGCGGTTCGGCGTCAGGCTCCGGGCCGGCGCGCCGTCCATCCACATGGTGCGGGCCAACATTTACACGGAAGTGACGCCGTTCGTCGGCACGGAGAAGCAGGGCGAGGAGCTGGCCCGGTACTTGACCGAGGAGTTCGAGCGCGACCCGAGCCGGGTCTGGAACTCGGACTTCTTGGGCAAGTCGCTGCAGGAGCTGGTCCGCGAGGGCATTCAGAGCAAGCTGCACCGCATGCCCGCCCACGCGCAAAAGAAGCTGCAGGAGACGCTCACCAAGATCGTCAACGAGGGCAGCGGGGGGCTGATTTGCATTATCTTGTAG
- the plsY gene encoding acyl-phosphate glycerol 3-phosphate acyltransferase, with amino-acid sequence METIAAKASFLLGCYVVGSIPFGYITGRLWAGIDIRTAGSGNIGATNVMRTLGVIPALLVLFLDAAKGWACVAAAMRLGLGDAWIAGAALAVVAGHNWSLFLKLKGGRGVATALGVLVGLAPYAALALAAVFIVVVAISRYVSLGSIVASLLLPLALLLNGKPAVYIYAGAVLSAWAIIRHIPNIRRLLTGTEHRFGVRVQPPPPAPPS; translated from the coding sequence ATGGAAACCATCGCGGCGAAAGCGTCGTTCTTGCTGGGCTGTTACGTCGTCGGCTCCATCCCGTTCGGATACATCACGGGGCGGCTGTGGGCCGGCATCGACATCCGCACGGCGGGCAGCGGCAACATCGGCGCCACCAACGTCATGCGCACGCTGGGCGTCATTCCCGCGCTCTTGGTATTGTTCCTGGATGCAGCCAAGGGATGGGCGTGCGTCGCCGCCGCCATGAGGCTGGGCCTGGGCGACGCCTGGATTGCCGGCGCGGCGCTGGCGGTAGTGGCCGGCCACAACTGGTCGCTGTTTCTGAAGCTCAAAGGAGGCCGGGGCGTTGCGACGGCGCTGGGGGTCCTGGTCGGGCTGGCGCCGTACGCGGCGCTGGCGCTGGCCGCCGTGTTCATCGTCGTCGTCGCGATCTCCCGCTACGTGTCGCTCGGTTCCATCGTCGCGTCGCTGCTGCTGCCGCTGGCGCTGCTCCTGAACGGCAAGCCTGCCGTATACATTTACGCGGGCGCGGTGTTGAGCGCCTGGGCCATCATCCGCCATATCCCCAACATCCGCCGCCTGCTGACCGGAACAGAGCATCGTTTCGGCGTGCGTGTCCAACCCCCTCCGCCGGCGCCTCCCTCCTGA
- a CDS encoding ribosome biogenesis GTPase Der codes for MNKRPVIALVGRPNVGKSSLFNRIIGRRVAIVEDEPGVTRDRIYGECRWRERTATVVDTGGIDPHAEEGIAAQSRAQAQIAVAEADVVVLVVDGREGLHPLDRDVADLLRRHDKPIVVAVNKIDQPTLEQKLAVLEFYELGLGDPIPVSAEHGRNIGELLDRVFALLPEYHEDDGQEDPIAVAIIGRPNVGKSSLVNALAGEERSIVSDVPGTTRDVVDTLLTWDGTPFLLLDTAGLRRKSRIESAVEHYSVVRAIRAVERCDVAVVVLDALENVTEQDKRIVGIAHEAGKAIVIAVNKWDLVKKDTSTMARLEKQYRSELSFADYAPYVFISAKTGQRIQQVLELARTAASSAALRLPTGKFNELLQDAIALRQPPSDKGVQPKIFYGFQAGVKPPEFVLFCSHPDKIHFSYLRYLENQIRQAYGFVGTPIRFRLRDRRKE; via the coding sequence GTGAACAAGCGTCCGGTCATCGCGCTGGTCGGTCGCCCGAACGTGGGCAAGTCCTCCTTGTTTAATCGAATCATCGGGCGCCGCGTCGCCATCGTCGAAGACGAGCCGGGGGTCACGCGCGATCGCATCTACGGCGAGTGCCGCTGGCGAGAGCGCACCGCGACCGTGGTGGACACCGGCGGCATCGACCCACACGCCGAGGAGGGCATCGCGGCGCAAAGCCGGGCCCAAGCGCAAATCGCGGTGGCCGAAGCGGACGTGGTGGTGCTGGTCGTCGACGGGCGGGAAGGCCTGCACCCGCTGGACCGCGACGTGGCGGACCTGTTGCGCCGCCACGACAAGCCCATCGTCGTGGCCGTCAACAAGATCGACCAGCCCACCCTAGAGCAAAAGCTGGCCGTCCTGGAGTTTTACGAGCTGGGGTTGGGCGACCCTATCCCGGTTTCGGCGGAACACGGGCGCAACATCGGGGAGTTGCTCGACCGCGTCTTCGCCTTGCTGCCCGAATACCACGAGGACGACGGGCAGGAGGATCCCATCGCCGTAGCCATCATCGGCCGGCCCAACGTGGGCAAGTCGTCGCTCGTCAACGCGCTGGCAGGGGAAGAGCGCTCCATCGTCAGCGACGTCCCCGGTACGACGCGTGACGTGGTCGATACGCTGCTGACGTGGGATGGCACGCCGTTCCTGCTGCTAGACACGGCCGGCTTGCGGCGCAAGTCGCGCATCGAGAGTGCGGTGGAGCATTACAGCGTTGTGCGCGCCATCCGCGCCGTGGAGCGGTGCGACGTGGCCGTGGTGGTGCTGGACGCGCTGGAAAACGTTACGGAGCAGGACAAACGCATCGTCGGCATCGCGCACGAAGCGGGCAAGGCCATCGTCATCGCCGTCAACAAGTGGGATCTCGTGAAGAAGGACACTTCCACCATGGCGCGGCTGGAGAAGCAATACCGCAGCGAGTTGAGCTTCGCAGACTACGCGCCGTACGTGTTTATCTCCGCCAAGACGGGGCAGCGTATCCAGCAGGTGCTGGAGCTGGCCCGCACCGCCGCCAGCAGCGCGGCGCTGCGGCTGCCGACGGGCAAGTTCAACGAGCTGTTGCAGGATGCCATCGCGTTGCGGCAGCCGCCGTCGGACAAAGGGGTGCAGCCGAAAATCTTCTACGGATTCCAGGCCGGCGTCAAGCCGCCGGAGTTCGTGCTCTTCTGCAGCCACCCGGACAAGATCCACTTTTCGTACTTGCGGTACCTCGAAAACCAGATCCGGCAGGCGTACGGCTTCGTGGGCACGCCGATCCGCTTCCGCCTGCGGGACAGGCGCAAAGAATGA
- a CDS encoding stage II sporulation protein P gives MRSRVHTALVLAALMFLLWTPVAQSQDARGVEVSPELRATEELEEFIEEFVSHSAAGGYYTWVDEDGQVITYTAIAPVPGDSYITADNRLYEVAEVTADRTVRARFVEQLQLRASLPAVSRRWPFGAAAAQARTGGDTGAIGIYHSHNAESYVDTSQREFEVPFGDILQVGRALKQALEEQGFRVIHSENSHLPHDGGAYQRSRATVRELLEQGAVALIDVHRDAIPAEAYRTEVAGQEMTKVRLVVGRQNPNSEANFELAKNIKALADERYPGLIKGIFNARGNYNQDVGPRAILLEFGTHETSLEEAVRATRYIADVFPQAAGLTAGGAGAALGRAGWRSALWLALAAGVGAFGYLWINEGSFQGAWRRLTGFFRKGRG, from the coding sequence ATGCGTAGTCGCGTGCACACCGCGCTGGTCCTGGCGGCGTTGATGTTTCTGCTGTGGACGCCGGTGGCGCAGAGCCAGGATGCCCGCGGCGTCGAGGTGTCGCCGGAGTTGCGGGCGACGGAAGAGTTGGAGGAGTTCATCGAGGAATTCGTCAGCCATTCCGCCGCCGGCGGGTACTACACGTGGGTCGACGAAGACGGGCAAGTGATCACGTATACCGCCATCGCGCCGGTTCCGGGTGACAGCTATATCACCGCGGACAACCGGCTCTACGAAGTGGCGGAGGTGACCGCCGATCGCACCGTGCGCGCCCGCTTCGTCGAGCAGCTGCAACTGCGGGCCTCGCTCCCGGCGGTTTCCCGCCGGTGGCCCTTCGGCGCGGCCGCGGCCCAGGCGCGGACGGGCGGCGACACCGGGGCCATCGGCATCTACCACAGCCACAATGCGGAATCATACGTGGATACGTCGCAGCGGGAGTTCGAAGTCCCGTTCGGCGACATCTTGCAGGTGGGCCGGGCGCTAAAGCAGGCTTTGGAGGAACAAGGCTTCCGCGTCATCCACTCGGAAAACAGCCACTTGCCCCACGACGGGGGCGCCTATCAGCGCTCGCGGGCCACGGTGCGGGAGCTCTTGGAACAGGGCGCCGTCGCTCTGATCGATGTGCACCGGGACGCCATCCCCGCCGAAGCGTACCGCACCGAAGTGGCGGGACAAGAGATGACGAAAGTGCGGCTCGTCGTCGGCCGGCAAAACCCCAACAGCGAAGCCAACTTCGAGCTGGCGAAGAATATCAAGGCGCTGGCCGATGAGCGCTACCCGGGGCTCATCAAGGGCATCTTCAACGCTCGCGGCAACTACAACCAAGACGTCGGCCCCCGCGCCATCTTGCTGGAGTTCGGCACCCACGAGACGAGCCTGGAGGAAGCGGTGCGCGCCACGCGGTACATCGCGGACGTGTTCCCCCAGGCCGCGGGGCTGACGGCGGGGGGCGCCGGCGCGGCCCTCGGTCGCGCGGGTTGGCGGTCGGCGCTGTGGCTGGCGCTGGCCGCGGGCGTGGGTGCCTTCGGCTACTTGTGGATTAACGAGGGCAGCTTCCAGGGGGCGTGGCGCCGCCTGACCGGCTTTTTCCGGAAAGGGCGCGGCTGA